A part of Myxococcota bacterium genomic DNA contains:
- the rpsD gene encoding 30S ribosomal protein S4: MARYHDSVCRLCRREGMKLFLKGDRCFSDKCSVERRNYPPGQHGQGRPKFSDYGQQLREKQKVRRIYGVLERQFRKTVDEAAHLKGVKGENLMALLERRLDNVVFRLGYVTSRSEARQLVRHGHFKVNGRRVNVPSFRVKKGDKIELTARGQKAARIEGALGALETRSMPSWLTIDKDLKTGTILGDPVREELTLPIQEQLIIELYSR, from the coding sequence TTGGCACGTTATCACGATTCAGTATGTCGGCTGTGCCGCCGCGAGGGCATGAAGCTGTTCTTGAAGGGCGACCGCTGCTTCTCGGACAAGTGCTCGGTCGAGCGGCGCAACTACCCGCCGGGCCAGCACGGCCAGGGCCGGCCGAAGTTCTCCGACTACGGCCAGCAGCTGCGCGAGAAGCAGAAGGTGCGGCGCATCTACGGCGTGCTCGAGCGGCAGTTCCGCAAGACGGTCGACGAGGCCGCGCACCTCAAGGGCGTGAAGGGCGAGAACCTGATGGCGCTGCTCGAGCGCCGGCTCGACAACGTGGTGTTCCGCCTGGGCTACGTGACCTCGCGCTCCGAGGCGCGCCAGCTCGTGCGCCATGGTCACTTCAAGGTCAACGGCCGGCGGGTGAACGTCCCGTCGTTCCGGGTCAAGAAGGGCGACAAGATCGAGCTCACGGCCCGCGGCCAGAAGGCGGCGCGCATCGAGGGGGCGCTCGGCGCGCTCGAGACGCGCAGCATGCCGAGCTGGCTCACGATCGACAAAGACTTGAAGACCGGCACCATCCTGGGTGACCCGGTCCGCGAGGAGCTCACGCTTCCGATCCAGGAGCAGCTCATCATCGAACTCTATTCGCGCTGA
- the rpsK gene encoding 30S ribosomal protein S11, protein MGVAKAKKVKKKVRKNIQTGVAHIQATFNNTIITITDVSGNTIATSSAGMIGFKGSKKSTPYAAQICAEDVAKKAMEHGVRQIGVLVKGPGAGREPAARGLQAAGFKITYVRDVTPIPHNGCRAPKRRRA, encoded by the coding sequence GTGGGCGTTGCCAAAGCCAAGAAGGTCAAGAAGAAGGTCCGGAAGAACATCCAGACCGGCGTCGCCCACATCCAGGCGACGTTCAACAACACCATCATCACCATCACCGACGTGTCGGGAAACACGATCGCGACCTCGTCGGCCGGCATGATCGGCTTCAAGGGCTCGAAGAAGTCGACGCCCTACGCGGCGCAGATCTGCGCCGAGGACGTGGCGAAGAAGGCGATGGAGCACGGGGTGCGCCAGATCGGCGTGCTCGTGAAGGGGCCGGGCGCGGGGCGCGAGCCGGCCGCGCGCGGTCTGCAGGCCGCGGGCTTCAAGATCACCTACGTGCGAGACGTGACTCCGATCCCGCACAACGGCTGCCGCGCACCGAAGCGGCGCCGCGCTTAG
- the rplO gene encoding 50S ribosomal protein L15, with amino-acid sequence MMLDRLKPAPGSRRPRKRVGRGIGCGSAKTSGRGTKGAGARAGRKHKPHREGGQIPLVMRLPKRGFTNPMADGGAQVVNVKALARFKKGAEVDAAALAEAGLIRSASGPVKVLGDGPLEAALKVRVSAVSSSARAKIEAAGGSVELV; translated from the coding sequence CTGATGCTCGATCGATTGAAGCCCGCTCCCGGCTCGCGGCGCCCGCGCAAACGCGTGGGCCGCGGCATCGGCTGCGGCAGCGCGAAGACCTCGGGCCGCGGCACGAAGGGCGCCGGTGCGCGCGCGGGCCGCAAACACAAGCCGCATCGCGAAGGCGGTCAGATCCCGCTCGTCATGCGCCTGCCCAAGCGCGGGTTCACCAATCCGATGGCCGACGGCGGCGCGCAGGTGGTGAACGTGAAGGCGCTCGCGCGCTTCAAGAAGGGCGCGGAGGTCGACGCCGCGGCGCTGGCCGAAGCAGGGCTGATCCGCAGCGCCAGCGGTCCCGTGAAGGTGCTCGGCGACGGTCCCTTGGAGGCCGCGCTGAAAGTGCGAGTCAGCGCGGTCTCGAGCTCGGCGCGGGCCAAGATCGAAGCCGCCGGCGGCAGCGTGGAGCTGGTGTAA
- the secY gene encoding preprotein translocase subunit SecY, translating into MNPGALGNITRIPELNRRILFTFAMLAVYRIGCAVPTPGIDPNEIRRYFEQSGHGGGIFDYLNLFTGGAFEQLSIFSLGIMPYVSSSIILQLLSVVIPKLDELRKEGEEGRRVITRWTRYGTVVLAVLQGFLMATALENGLLGPNTVMHPGWGFRITTILTLAAGTSFIMWLGEQINERGIGNGISLVIFAGIVCRIPSALSRVWDMVRTDQLPPIAILLLAGVMVLVVGVIVFFERAQRRIPIQYARRVVGRRQLAGGMSYFPLRLNTSGVIPPIFASSLLVLPLQISQWSGHEAIADFVNDYLGWRSWGHEILYVALILFFAYFYTGVMLDPDDVAENVRKNGGYIPGIRPGKRTAEYILRVLNRITLIGASYLAAVCVLPNFLQNEFSVPFVFGGTALLIVVGVAMDTVGQVEAHLVAHNYDTFVQGARLRGRGNR; encoded by the coding sequence ATGAACCCCGGAGCGCTCGGCAACATCACGAGGATCCCGGAGCTGAACAGGCGCATCCTGTTCACCTTCGCGATGCTCGCGGTGTACCGCATCGGCTGTGCGGTGCCGACTCCGGGCATCGATCCCAACGAGATCCGCCGCTACTTCGAGCAGTCGGGTCACGGCGGCGGGATCTTCGACTATCTCAACCTGTTCACGGGCGGCGCGTTCGAGCAGCTGTCGATCTTCTCGCTCGGCATCATGCCGTACGTCTCGTCGTCGATCATCCTCCAGCTGCTCTCCGTCGTGATTCCCAAGCTCGACGAGCTGCGCAAAGAGGGCGAAGAGGGGCGGCGCGTGATCACGCGCTGGACCCGCTACGGCACGGTCGTGCTCGCAGTGCTCCAGGGCTTCCTCATGGCGACCGCGCTCGAGAACGGGCTGCTCGGTCCCAACACCGTCATGCACCCGGGCTGGGGCTTCCGGATCACCACCATCCTTACTCTCGCCGCGGGCACCTCGTTCATCATGTGGCTCGGCGAGCAGATCAACGAGCGCGGCATCGGCAACGGCATCTCACTCGTGATCTTCGCGGGCATCGTGTGCCGCATCCCCTCGGCGCTCTCGCGCGTGTGGGACATGGTGCGCACCGACCAGCTGCCGCCGATCGCGATCCTGCTGCTCGCGGGCGTGATGGTCCTGGTGGTGGGCGTGATCGTGTTCTTCGAGCGCGCGCAGCGGCGCATTCCCATCCAGTACGCGCGGCGCGTGGTCGGGCGGCGTCAGCTCGCCGGCGGCATGTCGTACTTCCCGCTGCGGCTCAACACCTCGGGAGTCATCCCGCCGATCTTCGCGTCGTCGCTGCTCGTGCTGCCGCTGCAGATCTCGCAATGGAGCGGTCACGAGGCGATCGCGGACTTCGTAAACGACTACCTGGGCTGGCGCTCGTGGGGTCACGAGATCCTGTACGTGGCGCTCATCCTGTTCTTCGCCTACTTCTACACCGGGGTCATGCTCGACCCGGACGACGTCGCCGAGAACGTCCGGAAGAACGGCGGCTACATCCCGGGTATCCGCCCCGGCAAGCGCACGGCCGAATACATCCTGCGCGTGCTGAACCGGATCACGCTGATCGGCGCGTCCTATCTCGCTGCGGTGTGCGTGCTCCCCAACTTCCTGCAGAACGAATTCAGCGTGCCGTTCGTGTTCGGCGGCACCGCGCTGCTGATCGTGGTCGGCGTCGCCATGGACACCGTCGGCCAGGTCGAGGCGCATCTCGTGGCGCACAACTACGACACCTTCGTGCAGGGCGCGCGCCTGCGCGGTCGAGGCAACAGATGA
- the map gene encoding type I methionyl aminopeptidase, translating into MIQIKSKRELDKMREAGRHVGEILVKLASLAKPGVTTGELDRAAREEIRARRLVSSFLDYAPGQAPPFPAVLCASVNEEIVHGIPGSRRLVEGDLLKLDFGAICDGFHGDAALSLPIGRIDEESKHLVEVTHQSLELGIQELAPGKRLGDVGAAVQGHVEANGFSVVRDFVGHGIGRAMHEPPQLPNFGKAGRGQRLREGMVFAIEPMVNAGTWQVEVLADGWTAVTADRRRSAHFEHTVAITDHGPEILTRVPGTH; encoded by the coding sequence ATGATCCAGATCAAGTCCAAGCGCGAGCTCGACAAGATGCGCGAGGCCGGGCGCCACGTGGGCGAGATCCTCGTGAAGCTGGCTTCGCTCGCCAAGCCGGGAGTCACGACCGGCGAGCTCGACCGCGCCGCGCGCGAGGAGATCCGCGCGCGCCGGCTGGTGTCCTCCTTCCTGGACTACGCGCCGGGCCAGGCGCCGCCGTTCCCCGCGGTGCTGTGCGCCTCGGTGAACGAGGAGATCGTCCACGGCATTCCGGGCTCGCGCCGGCTGGTCGAGGGCGACCTGCTCAAGCTCGACTTCGGTGCGATCTGCGACGGCTTCCACGGCGACGCCGCGCTCTCGCTCCCGATCGGCCGCATCGACGAGGAGTCCAAGCACCTGGTCGAAGTCACACACCAGTCGCTCGAGCTCGGCATCCAAGAGCTCGCGCCAGGCAAGCGCCTGGGCGACGTCGGCGCGGCGGTGCAGGGTCACGTCGAGGCCAACGGCTTCTCGGTGGTGCGCGACTTCGTGGGGCACGGCATCGGCCGCGCCATGCACGAGCCGCCGCAGCTGCCGAACTTCGGCAAGGCCGGCCGCGGCCAGAGGCTGCGCGAAGGCATGGTGTTCGCGATCGAGCCCATGGTGAACGCGGGCACCTGGCAGGTCGAGGTCCTGGCCGACGGCTGGACCGCGGTCACCGCCGATCGCCGGCGCTCCGCTCACTTCGAACACACCGTGGCGATCACCGACCACGGCCCCGAGATCCTGACCCGAGTCCCGGGGACTCACTGA
- a CDS encoding adenylate kinase produces the protein MSRQLNLILTGPPGSGKGTQAKRLVERYGIPQISTGEILREAVKSGSEIGKRAKAIMDAGELVPDEVVIEIVRQRIARPDCKPGCVLDGFPRTQKQAVALDALLKEQGREPARVIALTVADDEIRRRILSRNEGRADDNEESVNKRLEVFRRDTAPVLAHYGKSVAKIDGVGSMDDITARIVAAIGASA, from the coding sequence ATGAGCCGGCAACTCAACCTGATCCTCACGGGCCCGCCGGGCTCGGGGAAGGGCACGCAGGCCAAGCGCCTGGTGGAGAGGTACGGGATCCCGCAGATCTCGACCGGCGAGATCCTGCGCGAGGCGGTGAAGAGCGGCTCCGAGATCGGCAAGCGCGCCAAGGCGATCATGGACGCGGGCGAGCTCGTGCCCGACGAGGTCGTGATCGAGATCGTGCGCCAGCGCATCGCGCGGCCGGACTGCAAGCCGGGCTGCGTGCTCGACGGCTTCCCGCGCACCCAGAAGCAGGCGGTCGCGCTCGACGCGCTGCTGAAAGAGCAGGGCCGCGAGCCCGCGCGCGTGATCGCGCTGACCGTGGCCGACGACGAGATCCGCCGGCGCATCCTGTCGCGCAACGAGGGCCGGGCCGACGACAACGAGGAGTCGGTGAACAAGCGCCTCGAAGTGTTCCGGCGAGACACCGCGCCCGTGCTCGCGCACTACGGCAAGTCGGTGGCCAAGATCGACGGCGTGGGCTCCATGGACGACATCACCGCGCGCATCGTGGCGGCGATCGGAGCGAGCGCATGA
- a CDS encoding TlpA disulfide reductase family protein has translation MNRPGSGTLSLLIIAALFAVGVGAYVAMRPPPAPALRNGAQAPDFRLPVHGAAQEVSLSALRGKVVFVNFWATWCAPCRSEAPALERLHQTLQGSDFEILAISIDKPEDEPAIDAFQKEFSIDFPILLDRDRGVYDAYQVSGVPETFLVDPNGTVLEHFIGPQNWEDPRYSRAIRRALAADKESGGSPGE, from the coding sequence TTGAACCGGCCCGGGAGCGGAACTCTCTCCCTCCTGATCATCGCCGCGCTGTTCGCGGTCGGGGTCGGCGCCTACGTCGCCATGCGGCCACCGCCGGCGCCCGCGCTGCGGAACGGCGCGCAGGCCCCGGACTTCCGCCTGCCCGTGCACGGCGCGGCGCAGGAAGTCTCGCTCTCGGCGCTGCGCGGCAAGGTCGTGTTCGTGAACTTCTGGGCCACCTGGTGCGCGCCCTGCCGCTCCGAAGCGCCGGCGCTGGAGCGCCTGCACCAGACACTGCAGGGCAGCGACTTCGAGATCCTGGCCATCTCGATCGACAAGCCCGAGGACGAGCCGGCGATCGACGCCTTCCAGAAGGAGTTCTCGATCGACTTCCCCATCCTGTTGGACCGGGACCGGGGGGTCTACGACGCCTACCAGGTGTCCGGGGTGCCCGAGACCTTCCTGGTCGATCCCAACGGAACGGTGCTCGAACACTTCATCGGCCCTCAGAATTGGGAAGACCCGCGCTACTCTCGGGCGATCCGCCGCGCGCTGGCGGCGGACAAGGAGTCGGGGGGGAGTCCGGGTGAGTGA
- the rpmJ gene encoding 50S ribosomal protein L36: MKVRASVKKMCDKCKLIRRKGVLRVICENPKHKQRQG, encoded by the coding sequence ATGAAGGTTCGAGCATCGGTCAAGAAGATGTGTGACAAGTGCAAGCTGATCCGCAGGAAGGGCGTCCTGCGCGTGATCTGCGAGAACCCCAAGCACAAGCAGAGGCAGGGCTAG
- a CDS encoding septum formation initiator family protein, translating into MSEAEDTGPSRRRGLLWVGPLAAIVGAAVALLYDADNGLRAVFRVKAELRRADERIAKLWSERTDLVGRADRLRADSFEIESVARESLGMVRPGEVVVRLRGAPQGD; encoded by the coding sequence GTGAGTGAAGCCGAAGACACGGGCCCGTCTAGACGCCGCGGGCTGCTCTGGGTGGGACCTCTGGCAGCGATCGTGGGGGCGGCAGTGGCGCTCTTGTACGACGCCGACAACGGGCTGCGCGCGGTCTTTCGCGTGAAGGCGGAGCTGCGCCGGGCCGACGAGCGGATCGCCAAGCTCTGGAGCGAGCGCACGGACCTGGTGGGGCGGGCCGATCGCTTGCGCGCCGACTCGTTCGAGATCGAGAGCGTGGCGAGAGAGTCGCTCGGCATGGTGCGGCCGGGCGAGGTCGTGGTCCGGCTGCGCGGCGCGCCCCAGGGTGATTGA
- the rpsM gene encoding 30S ribosomal protein S13, with protein sequence MARIAGVDLPREKAVKVALTYIYGIGRSSAEKICDEAGVAPNTKTFDLDESEVVRLRDVIQGQYKVEGDLRREVQQNIKMLMDIGCYRGLRHRKGLPVRGQRTHTNARTRKGPRKTVAGKKIATKK encoded by the coding sequence ATGGCGCGCATCGCGGGCGTCGATCTTCCGCGCGAGAAGGCGGTCAAGGTCGCACTCACCTACATCTACGGCATCGGCCGCTCGTCGGCGGAGAAGATCTGCGACGAGGCGGGCGTGGCTCCGAACACCAAGACCTTCGACCTCGACGAGAGCGAGGTCGTGCGCCTGCGCGACGTGATCCAGGGCCAGTACAAGGTCGAAGGCGACCTGCGGCGCGAGGTCCAGCAGAACATCAAGATGCTGATGGACATCGGCTGCTACCGCGGCCTGCGCCATCGCAAGGGCCTGCCCGTGCGCGGCCAGCGCACTCACACCAACGCGCGCACCCGCAAGGGCCCGCGCAAGACCGTCGCCGGCAAGAAGATCGCGACCAAGAAGTAA
- the rplQ gene encoding 50S ribosomal protein L17 produces MRHRKDHRKLSRNTAHRTAMLRNLVTSLFEHEEVRTTTAKAKEVRRVAERMITLGKEGTLAARRRAMATIRSREVAAKVFDDLAKRYRKRPGGYTRQLKVGPRRGDNAEISIIQLVDARKPDGGEANAAT; encoded by the coding sequence ATGAGACACCGAAAAGATCACCGCAAGCTCTCGCGCAACACCGCACATCGCACCGCGATGCTGCGCAACCTCGTGACCTCGCTGTTCGAGCACGAGGAGGTGCGCACCACCACCGCGAAGGCCAAGGAGGTGCGGCGGGTCGCCGAGCGCATGATCACGCTCGGCAAGGAAGGCACGCTGGCCGCGCGCCGCCGCGCGATGGCGACCATCCGCTCGCGCGAGGTGGCGGCCAAGGTCTTCGACGACCTCGCCAAGCGCTACCGCAAGCGGCCGGGCGGCTACACGCGCCAGCTCAAGGTCGGTCCCCGCCGCGGGGACAACGCCGAGATCTCCATCATCCAGCTCGTCGACGCGCGGAAGCCGGACGGCGGGGAGGCGAACGCCGCCACTTGA
- a CDS encoding DNA-directed RNA polymerase subunit alpha: MNVDLMVRNWQTLIRPRRIDIEDDLSATYGRFECAPLERGFGLTLGNALRRVLLSSLQGAAITSVRVEGVQHEFSSIPGVLEDVTDVVLNLKEVRLRAHSPEPKQIVIKKQGPGAVTSSDFSSPDQTVEILEGGHHIATLSGDAELSLTATVEVGKGFVLAEKNAKEDQPIGTIPIDSIFSPVRKVNYTVTNARVGRETDYDRLSLEIWTDGSVAPADALAFAAKILKDQLSIFINFEEDVERPHAPMLHSVTPNEILFRPVDELELSVRSANCLQNADIKYIGELVQRSEAEMLKTKNFGRKSLNEIKEILAGLGLEFGMKLDNFPSRKELDRLREDADA; encoded by the coding sequence ATGAACGTAGATCTCATGGTCCGAAACTGGCAAACGCTCATCCGCCCGCGGCGGATCGACATCGAGGACGATCTGTCCGCGACGTACGGGCGCTTCGAGTGTGCGCCGCTGGAGCGCGGCTTCGGGCTCACGCTCGGAAACGCGCTGCGCCGCGTGCTGTTGTCGTCGCTGCAAGGCGCGGCAATCACCTCGGTGCGCGTCGAGGGCGTCCAGCACGAGTTCAGCTCGATCCCGGGCGTGCTCGAAGACGTGACCGACGTGGTGCTGAACCTGAAGGAGGTGCGCCTGCGCGCGCACTCGCCCGAGCCCAAGCAGATCGTGATCAAGAAGCAGGGCCCGGGCGCGGTCACTTCGAGCGACTTCAGCTCGCCTGACCAGACCGTCGAGATCCTCGAGGGCGGGCACCACATCGCCACGCTGTCGGGCGATGCGGAGCTCTCGCTCACCGCGACCGTCGAGGTGGGCAAAGGCTTCGTGCTGGCGGAGAAGAACGCCAAGGAAGACCAGCCGATCGGCACGATTCCGATCGACTCGATCTTCTCGCCGGTGCGCAAGGTGAACTACACCGTCACCAACGCGCGCGTCGGCCGCGAGACCGACTACGACCGGCTGTCGCTCGAGATCTGGACCGACGGCTCGGTCGCGCCCGCCGACGCGCTGGCGTTCGCGGCCAAGATCCTCAAGGACCAGCTCTCGATCTTCATCAACTTCGAAGAAGACGTGGAGCGCCCGCACGCGCCGATGCTCCACTCCGTGACTCCGAACGAGATCCTGTTCCGCCCGGTCGACGAGCTCGAGCTCTCGGTGCGCTCGGCCAACTGCCTGCAGAACGCCGACATCAAGTACATCGGCGAGCTCGTGCAGCGCAGCGAGGCGGAGATGCTCAAGACCAAGAACTTCGGCCGGAAGTCACTGAACGAGATCAAGGAGATCCTGGCCGGCCTCGGCCTCGAGTTCGGCATGAAGCTCGACAACTTCCCGTCTCGCAAGGAGCTCGATCGCCTGCGCGAGGACGCCGACGCCTGA